A region from the Micrococcus cohnii genome encodes:
- the sufC gene encoding Fe-S cluster assembly ATPase SufC, producing MATLQITDLHVQIETENGPKEILKGLSLTINTNETHAIMGPNGSGKSTLASTIAGHPRYEVTSGSITLDGEDVLAMDVDERAKAGLFLAMQYPVEIPGVTMTNFLRTAKTAIDGESPSLRHWTKDVKGAFENLQIDPAFMNRNVNEGFSGGEKKRAEILQLELFKPTFAILDETDSGLDVDALRIVSEGVNRAQEANEMGTLLITHYTRILKYITPQHVHVLVDGRVAESGGPELADQLEAEGYARFENAAAKA from the coding sequence ATGGCAACCCTTCAGATCACGGACCTGCACGTCCAGATCGAGACCGAGAACGGCCCCAAGGAGATCCTCAAGGGCCTGAGCCTGACCATCAACACGAACGAGACGCACGCGATCATGGGCCCGAACGGTTCGGGCAAGTCCACACTCGCCTCGACGATCGCCGGCCACCCGCGCTACGAGGTGACCTCCGGGTCCATCACCCTCGACGGCGAGGACGTCCTGGCCATGGACGTGGACGAGCGCGCCAAGGCGGGCCTGTTCCTGGCGATGCAGTACCCCGTGGAGATCCCGGGCGTCACGATGACGAACTTCCTGCGCACCGCCAAGACCGCGATCGACGGCGAGTCTCCCTCGCTGCGGCACTGGACCAAGGACGTCAAGGGCGCCTTCGAGAACCTGCAGATCGATCCGGCGTTCATGAACCGCAATGTGAACGAGGGCTTCTCCGGCGGCGAGAAGAAGCGCGCCGAAATCCTGCAGCTCGAGCTGTTCAAGCCCACCTTCGCGATCCTCGACGAGACCGACTCCGGTCTCGACGTCGACGCGCTGCGCATTGTCTCCGAGGGCGTGAACCGTGCCCAGGAGGCCAACGAGATGGGCACCCTGCTGATCACGCACTACACGCGGATCCTGAAGTACATCACGCCGCAGCACGTGCACGTGCTCGTGGACGGACGCGTCGCCGAGTCCGGCGGCCCGGAGCTGGCCGACCAGCTCGAGGCTGAGGGCTACGCGCGCTTCGAGAACGCCGCGGCGAAGGCCTGA